Proteins encoded within one genomic window of Brassica rapa cultivar Chiifu-401-42 chromosome A09, CAAS_Brap_v3.01, whole genome shotgun sequence:
- the LOC103839502 gene encoding R3H domain-containing protein 2, with the protein MEPPPPSLSSTVVPAATSSIPPPPPPHVPSSYPESLDSSPKSRTTDAWDDLPPPAGGASSKLRLMCSYNGHILPRPHDKSLCYMGGDTRIIALDRTSSLSSLITRLSNTLLNGRSFTLKYQLPSEDLDSLISVTTDEDLDNMIEEYDRTISSAKPSRLRLFLFTAKPEATQSMGQILESSAKSDDWFLNALNRGSDVNRLLGLDDAGDKDDDCKHQQQKQQIQQPPPPPPPPQQGGQDVHNLPDSPMLDTSSSFGSTSSSPSLANLPPIRVHVEEAKGMQDQRLGIEEQFARFNVGNKLQDDGFAAISSPPPMPVTITLPAAPVNATTVSSEVFSDDGAPAGYRKPPTPRSQPTHQVKSNSGGHEMPSPDSVSSDSSMNNSVFHQRPSVYQEPVSQMPSCSSTVVTGLINPSDPNTLLSHNQNQNRNQDSGYILHPQQQQFIHAPQYLHHHPSTGLPVQSYIQVYPSQPQQSFHMHPSQLDHQPYPFYYATAPVPPKPYNIPLTQSGSVSDSLGSLPSSHPQTLPNSTMMAPPPNNHLRNTPQATGGAQIVHQVPPISQQQFMGYSQIHHPPQSGSAGIPNYGYEYVENAPKQVYYTQQMGHAQYQTMTGPPPAMVLPDGSPVAAKLPAENMTQQIQSSHPL; encoded by the exons atgGAACCACCGCCTCCTTCTCTCTCCTCCACCGTCGTTCCCGCAGCCACCTCTTCTatacctcctcctcctcctcctcacgtGCCATCATCTTACCCCGAGTCTCTAGACTCCTCCCCTAAGTCCCGCACCACCGATGCCTGGGACGATCTTCCTCCTCCCGCTGGCGGCGCCTCTTCCAAACTCCGTCTCATGTGCAGTTACAACGGCCACATCCTTCCCCGCCCGCACGACAAGTCGCTCTGTTACATGGGCGGCGACACTCGCATCATTGCCCTCGACCGCACCTCCTCCCTCTCTTCTCTCATCACTCGTCTCTCCAACACGCTACTCAACGGCCGCTCCTTCACGCTCAAGTACCAGTTACCCAGCGAAGATCTTGATTCTCTAATCTCCGTCACCACCGACGAGGATCTCGATAACATGATCGAGGAGTATGACCGTACGATCAGTTCCGCAAAGCCTTCGCGTCTGCGTTTGTTTCTCTTCACGGCGAAGCCTGAAGCTACTCAATCGATGGGTCAGATTCTAGAGAGTTCGGCTAAGAGTGACGATTGGTTCCTCAACGCTCTCAATAGAGGTTCCGATGTCAATCGTTTACTTGGCTTGGACGATGCCGGAGACAAAGATGACGATTGTAAACATCAGCAGCAGAAGCAACAGATTCAACAGCCTCCGCCTCCGCCTCCGCCTCCGCAGCAAGGAGGTCAAGATGTGCATAACTTGCCGGACTCTCCGATGCTGGATACATCCTCCTCGTTTGGATCAACTTCTTCCTCTCCCTCGCTCGCGAATCTACCTCCGATTCGTGTCCATGTAGAGGAAGCTAAGGGGATGCAGGATCAGAGGCTTGGAATCGAAGAACAGTTCGCACGATTCAACGTCGGGAATAAGCTTCAAGACGACGGATTCGCAGCGATCTCGTCTCCACCGCCGATGCCTGTGACTATCACTCTTCCTGCTGCTCCGGTGAATGCTACAACCGTCTCAAGTGAGGTCTTCTCCGACGACGGTGCTCCGGCTGGATACAGAAAGCCTCCGACTCCACGTTCACAGCCTACTCATCAGGTGAAATCGAACAGCGGTGGACACGAGATGCCGTCACCCGATTCTGTTTCCAG TGATAGCAGCATGAACAATTCTGTGTTTCATCAAAGACCTTCTGTTTACCAAGAGCCTGTTTCTCAGATGCCTTCTTGTTCTTCCACTGTAGTTACTGGTCTGATTAATCCCTCCGATCCAAACACACTCTTATCTCATAATCAAAATCAGAATCGGAATCAGGACTCGGGCTACATCCTTCACCCTCAACAGCAACAGTTCATACACGCACCTCAGTACCTTCATCACCATCCCTCTACTGGCCTTCCTGTCCAAAGTTACATCCAGGTTTACCCTTCCCAGCCTCAGCAGTCCTTCCACATGCACCCTAGTCAACTAGATCACCAGCCTTACCCCTTTTATTATGCCACTGCTCCAGTCCCACCTAAGCCTTACAATATTCCTCTCACCCAATCTGGCAGTGTGAGTGATTCTCTAGGGTCTCTCCCTTCTAGCCATCCCCAGACGCTGCCTAATTCCACCATGATGGCTCCACCACCTAACAATCATTTGAGAAATACTCCGCAAGCTACGGGTGGTGCTCAGATTGTTCACCAGGTACCACCTATAAGTCAGCAGCAATTCATGGGGTATTCTCAGATTCATCACCCACCCCAGTCTGGTTCAGCTGGGATTCCCAACTATGGATATGAATATGTGGAAAATGCGCCTAAGCAGGTATACTACACGCAACAGATGGGTCACGCACAGTATCAGACAATGACCGGGCCTCCACCTGCCATGGTGTTGCCTGATGGCTCTCCTGTTGCTGCTAAGCTTCCAGCTGAGAACATGACTCAACAGATCCAGAGTTCACACCCATTGTGA
- the LOC103839704 gene encoding uncharacterized protein LOC103839704, with protein sequence MKNNVNAGSWMWRKILKLRDLAKHYLRMEVHNGKDTSFWYDSWSPLGCLKDLLGERGTIGLGITENACVGEVLSTHRTRRHKLDVLNEVERELEALRSRSRSNYDDDDMALWRQDGNRFANTFSTKKTWLCMRQAQPSCNWNKGVWFPQSTPKFSFILWVAIRNRL encoded by the coding sequence ATGAAGAATAATGTCAATGCAGGATCATGGATGTGGAggaaaattctgaaacttaggGATCTTGCAAAGCATTATCTTCGGATGGAAGTTCACAATGGAAAAGATACTTCTTTCTGGTATGATTCTTGGTCTCCTCTTGGATGTCTTAAAGATTTGCTTGGTGAAAGGGGTACTATTGGTCTGGGTATAACTGAAAATGCTTGTGTCGGAGAGGTGCTTTCAACTCATCGTACAAGAAGGCATAAATTGGATGTTCTTAATGAAGTTGAGCGTGAACTTGAAGCGTTGAGAAGCAGAAGCAGAAGCaactatgatgatgatgatatggCCCTATGGAGACAAGATGGAAATCGATTTGCAAACACTTTTTCTACAAAAAAGACGTGGTTATGTATGAGACAGGCGCAACCGAGTTGTAACTGGAATAAGGGAGTGTGGTTTCCACAGTCAACTCCTAAATTCTCCTTCATACTGTGGGTTGCAATTAGAAACAGACTGTAA
- the LOC103839703 gene encoding uncharacterized protein LOC103839703 — translation MDSRGELTKDRGLRDRFKKFKILNPIMRARILRRGMWNIANILLVVTKWTPEELKEKSEVKSIPLWVHLKNVPMNMFSWQGLSFITSSVEHPVRLHPDTASCSNFEVAKIFVNADLSQELPTKINFTKNGKSSLVEFDYPWLPLRCHTCKKWGHAEKSCVMNKKDGVGLADQLKGGLTQKTNAKEKKTREETVEKIDSEMEEGQIEEGWS, via the coding sequence ATGGACTCTAGGGGAGAGCTCACAAAGGATAGAGGTCTACGAGATAGATTCAAGAAGTTTAAAATCTTGAATCCGATAATGAGAGCTAGGATTCTTAGAAGAGGCATGTGGAACATTGCGAACATCCTTTTGGTGGTCACAAAATGGACTCCTGAAGAACTAAAGGAGAAGTCGGAAGTCAAGTCTATTCCCTTATGGGTTCATCTTAAAAATGTTCCCATGAACATGTTTTCTTGGCAAGGATTGAGCTTTATCACGAGTTCAGTGGAGCATCCAGTAAGACTTCATCCTGATACTGCCTCTTGTTCTAACTTTGAGGTTGCCAAGATATTTGTGAATGCTGATTTATCTCAGGAATTGCCCACCAAGATAAATTTCACAAAAAACGGCAAATCATCTTTAGTGGAGTTTGATTATCCATGGCTTCCTTTACGATGTCATACCTGTAAAAAATGGGGGCATGCTGAGAAATCTTGTGTTATGAATAAGAAAGATGGAGTTGGATTGGCTGATCAGCTTAAGGGGGGTTTGACACAGAAAACGAATGCGAAGGAGAAGAAGACTAGGGAGGAAACTGTCGAGAAAATAGATTCAGAAATGGAAGAAGGTCAGATAGAAGAGGGTTGGTCTTGA
- the LOC103839500 gene encoding 60S ribosomal protein L7-2: MTESKVVVPESVLKKRKREEEWALAKKQNAEAAKKTNAANRKLIYKRAEQYAKEYAEKEKELISLKREAKLKGGFYVDPEAKLLFIIRIRGINAIDPKTKKILQLLRLRQIFNGVFLKVNKATMNMLRRVEPYVTYGFPNLKSVKELIYKRGYGKLNSQRVALTDNSIVEQGLGKHGIICTEDLIHEILTVGPHFKEANNFLWPFQLKAPLGGLKKKRNHYVEGGDAGNRENFINELIRRMN; encoded by the exons ATGACAGAATCAAAGGTTGTAGTTCCGGAGTCAGTcctgaagaagaggaagagagaggaGGAGTGGGCCCTGGCGAAGAAGCAGAACGCTGAAGCAGCCAAGAAGACGAACGCCGCCAACAGGAAGCTTATCTACAAAAGGGCCGAGCAGTACGCCAAGGAGTACGCCGAGAAG GAGAAGGAGTTGATCTCTTTGAAACGTGAGGCTAAGCTTAAAGGAGGTTTCTATGTTGACCCTGAAGCTAAGCTCTTGTTCATCATCCGTATTCGTGG TATCAATGCTATTGACCCGAAGACAAAGAAAATTCTTCAGCTTTTGCGTTTGAGACAG ATATTCAACGGTGTGTTTCTCAAAGTCAACAAGGCTACAATGAACATGCTTCGTCGTGTTGAGCCCTATGTGACCTACGG GTTCCCTAACTTGAAGAGTGTTAAGGAATTGATCTACAAGAGAGGATACGGAAAGCTCAACTCCCAGAGGGTGGCTTTGACTGACAACTCTATCGTAGAGCAG GGTTTGGGTAAACATGGGATCATCTGCACTGAGGACTTGATCCACGAGATTCTAACAGTTGGACCTCATTTCAAGGAGGCTAACAACTTCCTGTGGCCATTCCAGCTCAAGGCACCGCTTGGTGGtctcaagaagaagaggaatCACTACGTTGAAGGTGGTGATGCTGGAAACCGTGAAAACTTCATCAATGAGCTTATCAGGAGGATGAATTAG
- the LOC103839499 gene encoding uncharacterized protein LOC103839499 → MEATMISSSALISPLRFHPLVFSANKMMIKKKKKMMMSVSAAASSGKDHYYGGGRLVDENMIVLRKRIHEMKMVERNYEPPSHWMDWEKRFYSSYDSVICESVGLLQSFLMNSRPTVAIATLLLLIVSVPVSSSVLAFRLLDLLQWVLAAATSGHVG, encoded by the coding sequence ATGGAAGCTACAATGATCTCTTCGTCGGCTTTGATATCACCTCTCAGGTTCCATCCATTGGTGTTTTCCGCGAATAAAATGAtgattaagaagaagaagaagatgatgatgagcgTTTCTGCGGCTGCGTCTTCAGGAAAGGACCATTACTACGGAGGAGGGAGACTGGTGGACGAGAACATGATCGTTCTGAGGAAACGCATCCACGAGATGAAGATGGTTGAGAGAAACTACGAGCCTCCTTCTCACTGGATGGATTGGGAGAAGCGTTTCTACAGCAGCTACGACTCTGTCATCTGCGAATCCGTTGGTCTTCTCCAGAGCTTCCTCATGAATTCTCGGCCCACAGTTGCAATCGCAACGCTGCTTCTCCTCATCGTTAGTGTTCCCGTTTCCTCCTCTGTTTTAGCCTTTCGCCTTCTTGACCTCCTCCAGTGGGTTCTCGCCGCCGCAACTTCGGGTCACGTGGGCTGA
- the LOC103839701 gene encoding uncharacterized protein LOC103839701, which translates to MNPLQISLMVSFRLSLSEILYILPIFPIFLHTNISQTMNSNRQTPVSGDLTAKKPNGKDVVSSAEPVRRVGKTGVSLSKADSGDAKSKKPNGKAVFSSADPVNQVGPTRVSLATAVSGAPKSKKPNGKAVVSSSDEMMFFRDVKFGPQEGQITFRLIHFWEARNAHTKVLLGLEMLLIDGQGTVIQGFIPPSRIKIYLPQMVAGSIYRLINFYGSKSKTVYRVAEPDVVIAFSWNSILTVCGNGPVQFPVDRFRFYGYEDFEAACDLKGDLHDFLGHIKLVNELPLSDSLVLDEVEIVSSKRILVHVQTQDGPVMKLYVWDKAATEFCEKFKALGKPPTVILVTTLNPKRVGGALTLSSLSSSRVFFDMDVEATREYLAWYESNMDVANRVNAEIVTKAETATIGDLLSYMKQQEAKVAWFECSATIDDVVSGSAWYYIACGGCKTKATKGPTTLMCKKCGKTEIDGAAEYLTKLSVYDKNDHASFVLLGDAGFELTGKKASALVESYFEANESVGDNHVVPVPQALIDTIGQTRTFVIKISQHNLDGKTQALTVTKVLSPEVPAPESIIEENVDEVPVEERGESADETVKRISDEIESGETKRARCG; encoded by the exons ATGAATCCTCTGCAAATCTCATTAATGGTTTCGTTTCGTCTATCTCTTTCTGAGATTCTATATATCCTTCCTATTTTCCCCATTTTTTTACACACAAACATCTCTCAGACCATGAATTCCAACAGACAAACCCCTGTTTCCGGCGATCTTACCGCGAAGAAACCGAACGGAAAAGATGTTGTCTCCTCCGCCGAGCCTGTTAGACGAGTCGGCAAAACTGGagtttctctctctaaagctgATTCCGGTGATGCAAAGTCCAAGAAACCAAACGGCAAGGCTGTTTTCTCCTCCGCCGATCCGGTCAATCAAGTCGGTCCAACCAGAGTCTCCCTCGCTACAGCTGTCTCCGGCGCTCCAAAGTCTAAGAAACCAAACGGCAAGGCCGTTGTCTCCTCCTCCGATGAGAtgatgttcttcagagatgtCAAGTTTGGACCACAAGAAGGTCAGATAACGTTTCGTCTGATACATTTTTGGGAGGCTCGGAACGCACACACGAAGGTTCTTTTGGGTCTTGAGATGCTTCTGATTGACGGACAG GGTACTGTGATCCAAGGGTTCATCCCACCAAGCAGGATTAAGATCTATTTGCCACAGATGGTCGCTGGTTCCATCTACAGGCTTATCAACTTCTATGGATCTAAAAGCAAAACTGTGTACCGAGTTGCTGAGCCAGACGTGGTCATTGCTTTCTCATGGAATTCTATACTCACCGTTTGCGGGAACGGTCCTGTTCAGTTTCCTGTGGATCGGTTCCGTTTTTATGGTTATGAAGATTTTGAAGCGGCCTGTGACCTCAAGGGGGATCTTCATG ATTTTCTCGGTCACATTAAACTGGTGAATGAGCTTCCCTTGAGTGACAGTCTTGTGCTTGATGAGGTCGAGATAGTTTCTTCAAAGCGAATTCTGGTTCATGTTCAGACGCAAGA TGGTCCTGTTATGAAACTATACGTATGGGACAAAGCCGCAACAGAGTTCTGTGAGAAGTTTAAAGCGCTTGGAAAGCCTCCAACTGTTATTCTGGTGACTACGCTGAATCCAAAACGTGTTGGAG GTGCTTTAACTCTGTCGTCTCTATCATCCTCGCGTGTGTTTTTTGATATGGATGTTGAAGCAACCAGGGAATATCTGGCTTG GTATGAATCGAACATGGATGTTGCTAATAGAGTTAATGCTGAAATTGTTACCAAGGCTGAGACAGCTACTATAGGGGATCTACTCTCATACATGAAGCAGCAAGAGGCAAAG GTTGCTTGGTTCGAGTGTTCAGCCACTATTGATGATGTTGTGAGTGGTTCGGCGTGGTATTATATTGCTTGTGGTGGGTGCAAGACTAAAGCAACTAAAGGGCCTACTACACTTATGTGTAAGAAGTGCGGAAAGACTGAGATTGACGGTGCTGCAGA GTATCTCACGAAGCTCTCTGTCTATGACAAAAATGATCACGCAAGCTTTGTGCTTCTCGGTGATGCTGGGTTTGAATTGACTGGAAAAAAAGCTTCGGCATTGGTCGAGAGTTACTTTGAG GCCAACGAAAGCGTTGGAGATAATCATGTAGTCCCGGTGCCACAAGCTCTGATTGATACTATTGGACAGACCCGCACCTTCGTTATCAAGATTTCACAACACAATCTGGATGGCAAGACCCAAGCTTTGACTGTCACCAAGGTTCTCTCTCCTGAAGTTCCAGCACCTGAAAGCATCATAGAGGAAAACGTGGATGAGGTACCTGTTGAAGAAAGGGGTGAATCTGCAGATGAGACTGTGAAAAGGATCTCTGATGAGATTGAGTCGGGAGAGACCAAGCGTGCCAGATGTGGCTAA
- the LOC103839700 gene encoding uncharacterized protein LOC103839700, with amino-acid sequence MKMHIYASSGLWKSSKRSGWRFLVDEVKGGRLLTLDTSKTFDNLRVMVCEDFGIDVNMVNIELSYLPSDLVIGIDSPPVFITNDRQLKNFLTYVKNKASTRLSVCIRSKAEPSNIKVDLNLNEEATESPNRQKQPMSFEVPEEDVEVDESDDDCNREKDMINVKTVRFSLLDVVKKGQHFTTKNTLKATMEICAMKHNFDYKVSKSDKRVWYVRCADDDCGWRVRAEGLTGSSYFIIKKYVPDHSCSPSSRNHSVRTVSSKSVGSLIMHKYESVKEGPKPNDIIQFMRDDHGVEISYSLAWDAREYAVNAVRGIPEKGYEKIPKYLQMMKEANPGTHTFYETDTDGRFKFLFISYGQSIRGFYAGIRKVIVVDGTFLKSKYKGVLLVATTLDGNSNLYPIAFGVVDSENDRSWEWFMRQLNVVIADDQSLAFVSDRNASIAKALAKVYPHSHHGICIHHLLNNVVTYFKGKGVAGLVAKASKAYRVADFKKIFTAIFGISPEIGNYLIEADVSKWARCQFPGYRYDVRTTNPAESINSALRSPREFPVIPLLDSIREMMTRWFFKRRTLSFKHTQPLTIAVEKKIDRRIEKGKKFLVSPIGDDRFLVQGDTSECLVDLVRRTCSCRKFDLMKIPCRHAIKAAFSVGKQAHTLTDDMYTTASWRSVYEETINPITVPEDSWIVPSHVKQAKVLPPESRRGAGRRKKRRYETVEDKIRSSKITQRSIRRKCSRCGIVGHNRSTCDRAI; translated from the coding sequence ATGAAGATGCACATCTATGCTTCTTCTGGTTTGTGGAAATCGTCCAAAAGAAGTGGATGGAGATTTCTTGTTGATGAAGTAAAAGGAGGTAGATTACTTACTTTGGACACAAGCAAAACCTTTGACAACCTAAGAGTTATGGTTTGTGAAGACTTTGGAATCGATGTAAACATGGTCAATATCGAGCTCAGTTACTTACCTTCTGATTTGGTCATAGGCATCGACTCACCACCTGTATTCATCACCAATGATCGGCAACTCAAAAATTTTCTCACCTATGTGAAGAACAAAGCTTCGACGCGGTTATCTGTGTGTATTCGATCTAAGGCCGAGCCTAGCAATATCAAAGTCGATTTGAATTTGAATGAAGAAGCTACTGAGTCGCCTAACAGACAGAAACAGCCTATGTCGTTTGAAGTTCCAGAAGAAGATGTTGAGGTGGATGAAAGTGATGATGATTGCAACCGTGAAAAAGATATGATCAATGTAAAGACAGTTCGTTTTTCTCTCCTTGATGTGGTGAAGAAGGGTCAACATTTTACTACAAAAAACACTTTGAAGGCAACAATGGAAATATGTGCAATGAAACATAATTTCGACTACAAGGTTAGCAAATCGGATAAAAGAGTTTGGTATGTTCGTTGTGCGGATGATGATTGCGGCTGGCGTGTTCGCGCAGAGGGATTAACAGGttcttcatattttatcatcaaaaaGTATGTACCTGATCATTCATGTTCTCCATCATCAAGGAATCACTCTGTTCGGACAGTTTCATCAAAATCAGTTGGTAGTCTCATTATGCATAAGTACGAAAGTGTCAAGGAAGGGCCGAAACCTAATGATATCATCCAGTTTATGCGGGATGATCATGGAGTTGAGATATCCTACTCTTTAGCTTGGGATGCACGTGAGTATGCAGTAAATGCTGTGAGAGGAATTCCAGAGAAGGGTTATGAAAAAATTCCCAAATACTTGCAAATGATGAAGGAAGCTAATCCAGGAACACACACATTTTATGAAACTGATACCGATGGGCGATTCAAATTCCTTTTCATCTCATATGGTCAGTCTATTCGCGGTTTTTATGCTGGCATTCGAAAAGTTATTGTTGTGGATGGGACTTTTTTGAAGAGCAAATACAAAGGAGTGTTACTGGTAGCTACTACTTTAGATGGTAACTCGAACCTATATCCTATTGCATTTGGAGTTGTCGACTCAGAGAATGACCGCTCGTGGGAATGGTTTATGAGACAACTTAATGTTGTCATTGCTGATGATCAGAGTTTAGCTTTTGTGTCTGATAGGAACGCCTCCATTGCTAAAGCTCTTGCGAAAGTGTATCCGCATTCTCATCATGGAATTTGCATTCACCACTTGCTGAACAATGTTGTAACATATTTCAAGGGTAAAGGTGTCGCTGGTTTGGTTGCAAAGGCTTCTAAAGCTTATCGAGTTGCTGACTTTAAGAAGATTTtcactgctatttttggaattAGTCCTGAAATTGGAAACTATCTAATAGAAGCTGATGTGAGTAAGTGGGCTCGCTGTCAATTTCCGGGTTACAGGTATGATGTTAGGACCACTAACCCTGCTGAATCGATAAATTCTGCTTTGCGTTCGCCAAGAGAGTTTCCAGTTATACCTTTGTTGGACAGCATAAGGGAAATGATGACTCGTTGGTTTTTCAAGCGTAGAACTTTAAGTTTTAAGCACACGCAGCCACTGACCATTGCggtggagaagaagattgaCCGAAGGATTGAGAAGGGTAAGAAGTTTCTGGTTTCTCCAATTGGCGATGACAGGTTTTTAGTTCAAGGTGACACTTCTGAATGTTTGGTTGACTTGGTCAGACGCACATGTTCATGTAGGAAATTCGATTTGATGAAAATCCCATGCAGGCACGCCATAAAAGCAGCTTTCAGTGTAGGCAAACAAGCGCACACACTTACTGATGACATGTATACCACTGCTTCATGGAGATCGGTGTATGAGGAAACCATAAATCCTATTACTGTTCCAGAAGATTCATGGATTGTCCCATCTCACGTTAAGCAAGCAAAAGTGCTTCCTCCAGAGAGTAGAAGAGGTGCAGGTAGGAGAAAGAAACGCAGGTACGAGACAGTTGAAGACAAGATCCGTTCGTCAAAAATCACTCAACGCTCTATCCGTCGCAAATGCAGTCGATGTGGTATTGTTGGTCACAATAGGTCAACATGTGATAGAGCAATATAA